The stretch of DNA CTGATGAACAACATACCCCATTATGCCAACGAATTCATGATGCTGAGAGAAAGCGCTAGTTTCTCTGCTCCCCTGGCTACGCTGCATTTTGAATACTACGATGACCTGTTTACACTGAAAGAAACTCTATCATTGCATAGTGATAAGATTCAGTGTATCGTAGGAAATGAAGATCTGCAGAGCATTTTTCCGAATATTGTTCCATGGGGCAAATCACAGCGACCCGCACTTCACGATTTTGCCGATGGAGTGGACACCATGCGCTTCCTGACTGCATTGTAAAACATCCGCTCTTTCCATGCTGAATAGTGGTACAGGATATAAAAGAAAAAGGCAGGTTTCTTAACCTGCCCTCTTATCTCTTATTTAAAAAAGTTTTACTGGATGGTTATCTTCTGCGTAACGGACTCCCCCGCGCGCACGTCTTTCACCTCTACAAAGTAAAGGCCTTTACTGAACTTTCCGGTCGGTAGAGTAACCTGCTCGGTGAAGCGAGTTTGGTAAACTTCTTCGCCCAGTTCATTATACACGAGCAGGTCATAGTCCCGAGATTTGCTTGCATAAATGTTTACATATTCCGTAGCCGGGTTAGGCCATACTACTATATCCAGCTGAGAACCGGGCTTTGCCGGGAGCTGCACTTCATCCACTCCCGTGTAGGTTTTGTCATAAACCGGCAGAGAGATATGGGAAGGATACTGAGGAGAATGGGCTATACGCTGTACGGCAATGCGGGCCGCCATTTCTTCTCCCTGGAAGATGTATTTCTGCCCGTCCAGTGGCTGTCTGCGGAAAAAGTCACCGTCTTCAATGGGCAGGTTAGGATTAACCTGATAACGATTGTAGTTGCTGCTGCTGATGAGGATTTTCAGGCGATGCCCTTTACCCCAGGTGTAGCCTATGGGCATTATGCGGAAATGATATTCATAAATCTTTCCTATTTCAATATTGGTGAAAGGAATGTTGGGGTTTTCCAGCCCGTCATTTACAGCCATGTAGGCAGCATAATCCCGTGCCCGGGCATTCACGCAGCCTTCGGTCACAAAAAACTGACGTCCATCCGGATATACATCCAACACCCTGACGAAGAAATCTGTGTCGGTAGGGCCTTCATTTTTACCGGCCGGATTGGATTTTGCATAAAGCTTAACCACCGGGAAGCCTATGACGCTTAATGTATCCTGCAGCACTTCCGTTTCAAAGGCTATAACCCCGTGCCGGTCCATAGTAGTGTGCCTCCAGCGGGGATCAGCCAGGTTAATCTGACCATGACTTCTGGAGGTGTTTTCTTTCAGGTTTTTATATCCGAAGGGCAGGTCAACAATCATATTGGCTCCGCCAATGGTGAGTACAGGGTCGTCCGGGTCATGCACATACACGCTGTACCCTTCGTCTTCTGTAGGCGGATTGTAGTCCAGACTTCCGTTTTGATGCATGTAGAGGTTTTTCCATCTGATATTTTTCACAATTGGAAATGTGTCGGAGTGGAACCAGTAGTTGCCCGTAGTGGCATTAACCGTATCCCATTGCCCGGTATTCGGATTGTATTGGACGTACCCGTCATCAATAGGACCGATTACATAAAACCTTACATCGGCAACTTTTTCAAAGTCAATGGAATCTACCAGCGAGCTGATGGGTTTGCCATCTAATTCAGGCACGATAGGTTCGTTCAGGGGTGGTATGTTTAAGACTGTGTCAATAGGAATGAACCCGAGGATGCGCCCCTGGGCTTTCACTCCTTTCAGATCCCCGGTGCCGTTAATGAAGTTGATCAGCTCATTAAAAGTAATGATGTAATCTTCTGAAGGCACACGTACCTCCAGCAATCCTCCTGCCACGGGCTGCCACACTTTGCTTTCGGGAATTTTCACTTTGGGAAGGCCTATATTGGCAAACTCGTTGTAGTTAAGATTGTAGCGAAACCAGCTGACAATTTCAGACCGCAGAATATCTTCCACTGCAAGGTCTTCCAGATCCTGCGTGCCAATGTCAAAGCCAAGAATATCATTTACATTGTCTTTATATTCCAAATCTCCGGTAAGCGTGCTCCCTATGGTCTGATGTACCCACGGGCCGATGACCAGCTTCTGCAATTTGGCGCTCTTGGAGCCTATTTCATACTGCGCTTCCCGCATAAGTCTCCATGTTTCAATCTGACCATCGGTGAAAATATCCCACCATCCGGTGAGGTGATAGGCAGGAACGTCCATGTTTCTGTAGCGGCTGTAAATGAGATTGGGGCGCGGGGAGTTGCCAAAGCCAAGTATGCCTTCCGGGTCGCTGTCAGGCACGTCAATAACCTTCCCGAAGGTGGGGCTGTTCGGATCCCGGTCAATTTTGCCTTTCATTACGGATTCTCCGTTCACGTCCACGGGAGCAAAGCTGCCATCCATGTCGCCTCTTCCGTCTGAGTTAGGGTAATAGCCGGGTAACCCTTCCACACCATCACTTTTCGCATAGCGCATTCTGACGAAGTGATCTATAGCCAGGGCGGAGGCATCAAACTGGTTGGGCTGATAGACCCGGGTTCTATTGTTAATGGTTATGGATTTGGGCAGATCATAATCGGCTGAGGTGTGGATGTTATTTTGCTTGTCAAAGTCTATAGGGATGAGGTCATCTTCAACGTCAAAAATCTGTCCCTTGAGCCAGCCGGTCACGATACGCTCGCGGAATACTCCGTTTTGATAGCCTGTGTATTTGTAATGTTCCAACGTGGCGACAATGGGTAACAGAGCCTTCAGCCCACGGGACATCGGATCAATTTTATGGGCAGCAGCCGCCTGATACTGCGTGTTACCGAGGGCTGAGGCGCCAAACATCCCTAAACTCCCGTTGCAGACAGGGAAGGTTTCCAGAGTGCCGTCATTGTTGATGTCATATTGCCGGTAGAGGCGGTTTACCAAGAATTGCACACTATTGTAGCCATCTTCATGGCGGTTGCCGTTTTTGGGATCTTTCATGTCCGTATCATCCAGAATGTGTTTGAAATGAGGATGAATGGAGTTTTTATTCCAGCTGTCACTCATCATCGGGAAATACACTCCTTCGGAGCTGTAGCGTCCGCGCATGTCCTGAAGGGCATACGCATATCCGAACAGGGAAATAATTCTTCCGGCCACGTCTCCGTATTTGTCATAGGGGGTGCGGGTAAATATCATCGGCAGCGAATAGGGATCAGGGTTGGGAGCTCCATTGAGGCTATCATAGAAAAAAAGCTGAATCCCTTTGGGAATAAGTGTTATCGTTTCACCTGCCGGTATTTCAAAACCAGGGCTGATTTCAATGCTGCCAGGTAGTTGAATGGTCATACTGTCTTGAGTAACCGGCAGGGTAATGTCGGTCATCAGTTTTATGCCATCCGGCATTTCTATGGGCACTACATAGAGCGTTGAAAACTCATCCAGCATGTCCAGTTTACCGTTAATGTTGACTTTGCCGGGTATAGTATTTACTGCTCCAATAACGCCCTGGGCGAAAACTGAGGCATTGTAAACCAGTGCCGCAACGAGAACTCCCCTAATCAGTCTTTTCATTGTGTTAATAATTTTTAAGGTGGGTTTATCAGGAAAACATTAAACGTTTATCACCACAATATTAAGGATTTTAAATTCTTTATCCAAGATAGAAAAAGGGAAACTCCCGTTGTGAGAATGTACGGTTTCAAAAGATTTCCCGGCTTCGGTCAATTTCCTTGCGCAGCCTATCTAGAATAGTAGACTTAGACACAAATCCGGCAAATTTGCCGTCTTTTAGCACCGGGAGGTTCCAGTAGTTGGTGCGGTCAAATTTTTCAAGGGCCGAAAACAAACCCTCGTTATATTCCAGATAGTCCGGTGGTAAGTGCATGAGGTTTTTGGCTCTCAGGTTACTATGTTGTTCAGGATTGAACATCACCGAGCGCAGATCATCCAGAGTAATTACTCCGAGTAAGATTTGATCGTCACTGATTACGGGGAAAAAGTTTCTGCGGCTTTTTGAAACGATATCCACCATTTCTTTCAGAGTATAATCTGGTTTGAAAACACTGTAGTCCTTATCGGTAAGGCCCATGAGATCAATGGCATCCAGAGTGGCCAGTTCTTGCCGCGAAAGATCATAAGGCGCACCTTCTCTATCAAAGTGTATAGGACGCTTGTCAATACGATATTTGGTAAGAAAGGCAATAGCCGAAACCAGCATTAGCGGAACCAGCAAACTATAGCTCCCTGTAATTTCAGCTACCAGAAATATACCTGTCAGCGGAGCATGCATCACTCCTGAAAGCACCGAAGACATGCCCAATAAAATACATACCGGGGCAGAAAGGCCCACCGAAGGGAAAAAGTGATCAGCCAGGATAAAAAACAAATATCCCAGGTATCCTCCGGTGATAAAAGAAGGCGCAAAGTTTCCACCCTCGCCTCCTGCATGAATGGTGATATTAGCAGCAAGAGGTTTTAGAAGGAGTAAAGCCGCAAAAACCAGTGGCAGCCACAGGTCCAGACTGTAAGGTGAATCCTTCAGAAACGGAGGCAGCAGCTCTATCCCACTTTTATTGAAGAGCATACTGATACCCACATACCCTTCACCATAAAGGCGGGGAAAACAAAAAATCAGAATACCCAGCAAAACGCCTCCTGTAATTGCCTTCTGGTATACATTGCGGATTTTTAGAAACCAGGATTTGAGTACCCACGAGCTGTACGTGAAATACAGGGAAACAAAACCTCCGGCAACGCCCAAAAGCACAATGAAGGGTAAATGATTATACGCATACGTGAGGTCAAGGTGCGCAATGGAGAAGATACTTCTCGGAGAAAAAACCGTTACCAGCAAGGCTCCGGATGCTGAAGCCAGCAAGGTGGGAATAAAATAGGTTGCCGTAAACCGCGGCATAATTACTTCCATGGCAAACACCACTCCTGCTATCGGGGCGTTAAATATGGCAGCTATACCTGCGGCAGCACCACAGCCGATAAACAGCACGCGATAATTCACATCCATTTTGAAAAGCCTCCCCACATTGGAGCCGATGGCTGAGCCGGTAACCACTATCGGTGACTCCAGCCCGGAACTGCCGCCAAAACCCACCGTAATAGCAGAAGTTATCAGCTTTGCGTATACGAGATGAAAGTCCATGATACCGGACTTGCGTATAATGGAAACGATGATATCTCCAACTCCGTGGAAAAGACCTGCTTTTTTGAATACGGTCTGATTCAGCAACACGGCAAGCAATATTCCAGTAATAGGTGTCAGAAACAACTGGTAGGACGGAATGAAGCCGACACCATAAGCTTCAATGTAATGAATGAATGACTTCAGCACGATGGCAGCTATACCTGACAACAGGCCGATAGCCACACTTAACCCTATAACCAGTTGATACGGGCCCCCGCTTCTTTGAAGCCACTTTAATGCATACTGATAAATCTTTGTTTGCTTCAATGCTGATTGTTCGGCAAAATTCACAAAAAGCCGCCAATGATAATTTCAGAAAGATATCCAGCAGAAAAAAAATACCATCCCGTGCAGGGATGGTATTTTTTGACATCAGGTCGGCCATGGTCCGCCCGAAGTCTGATTCCTTTAATGAGGAATGGACCTATCTTTACGATGTCTCCGCAGAGAAGGTTTCGCCAGAATGAATTTGGAGTTCCACGTCAGGCAAAACCATTTTTTATCGGGCTAAAAACATTATCCTGAGCCTCCATATAACGACCGGTAAGCCAATTATACTTAAGTTGCGAATTGATTTCAAAGATGCCTGAACAATACTTAAAAGCAGAACCCACTTCCGACAGTCCGCCTTATGC from Chitinophagales bacterium encodes:
- a CDS encoding chloride channel protein — its product is MKQTKIYQYALKWLQRSGGPYQLVIGLSVAIGLLSGIAAIVLKSFIHYIEAYGVGFIPSYQLFLTPITGILLAVLLNQTVFKKAGLFHGVGDIIVSIIRKSGIMDFHLVYAKLITSAITVGFGGSSGLESPIVVTGSAIGSNVGRLFKMDVNYRVLFIGCGAAAGIAAIFNAPIAGVVFAMEVIMPRFTATYFIPTLLASASGALLVTVFSPRSIFSIAHLDLTYAYNHLPFIVLLGVAGGFVSLYFTYSSWVLKSWFLKIRNVYQKAITGGVLLGILIFCFPRLYGEGYVGISMLFNKSGIELLPPFLKDSPYSLDLWLPLVFAALLLLKPLAANITIHAGGEGGNFAPSFITGGYLGYLFFILADHFFPSVGLSAPVCILLGMSSVLSGVMHAPLTGIFLVAEITGSYSLLVPLMLVSAIAFLTKYRIDKRPIHFDREGAPYDLSRQELATLDAIDLMGLTDKDYSVFKPDYTLKEMVDIVSKSRRNFFPVISDDQILLGVITLDDLRSVMFNPEQHSNLRAKNLMHLPPDYLEYNEGLFSALEKFDRTNYWNLPVLKDGKFAGFVSKSTILDRLRKEIDRSREIF